The genomic stretch CCCCGTAGCGGATGATGATGCCTCCAGAAGAAGGCCTGGGCGCGGCCGACGAAAATCCGGTGCGCGAGCTTCCAGACGCCgtggtcctctccggcggcctctgTAGTGGCGGCGCCACCAGCGCCATGCAGGCCGCCTGCGGGAAGTGCAGTGGGACGCGCGGCGGGTCGCCACGGACGGGCTGGCAGTAGCCGTACTGGTGCATCGTGGTCTCGACGTCGCGGTCGTACTACCAGGCACGGCGGCCGACGAATTTGAAGCGACCGCGCAAGTGGTCGGCCGCACGTGCGAGCTCGATGGCGCGCTCATCTTCAAAACGTTGCTGCCAGGTCGGGCTTTCGACGGCGTTCCCCGGCAAgctcctctccgccggcgtcaTCTAGTTCCACCGTTCCCTCACGAGGGATCGCGTCTGTGCTCctgccggtggcggcggtggcacggcgatgggtagcccgccatgtggaggagccgcccctcccattggtggagagagcggcggctgaagccattgttggccgcgccgtcgttcgccattgttTAATCGCCGCTAGCTTGCTCGAGATTGGGGAAGATTGGGGAAGGTGAGAACACGGAGCGaggtgaatgcggccagacgtggtagttcggcgataaatagaggtcgACGCGCGTGAAACCaaggcgacgacattaactcgccgcgtggaagcgacgtgtccggcgaagactgaccggcggcaggctttttcaGCGCGCGGAAAACGatgcgatgatgacgacgatcggtctctctcgccgacaagttggggccaccagtcgcgcgggaagttttctcggcgtttcccgcgctttcgtttcatcCGGAGTTCCCGAACGCTCCTCGGgaggccggggatggcctgggctcccgGACGGATGAGAGGCCTAATccagacgaaaacgaggaaccggaggcgcgactgggccgttttcgtccatccggatgacaaaAAGGCGTCCTgtaggcctcgtcggggagacggctgaagatgctcttacactTGGTCATTGTACATGGAACAATTTTATTGTCGTGCCACTTGGAGAGAAGAGAACACTTTTTTTAGTTCCCCTTGATGTATACTTTGGCATACTATTTCCAATTTGGATTCTTTTGACTTCACTTACCACTAGTACCAAGATAGAACTCTTGGTTGGTTCTAATAATCTGTCTGAGTATTGTTGCCACGAAATTCTGGTCATCCAACAGTAACACCACGCTTACAATACATAAGCTTTGTTGTACGTTTCCTGCCACCAACCCCAGTCCCCCAAGATAATACAAAAATCACTTAGCACACAACTGCTTCCTCTATGCACTTTGGTATTACATTCTGAATGTAGAATCCTTTTGACTTGAATACCCACTACTATCAAACTTCATAATATTCTGGTGGTTATTGAAACCCACCAGTCACTATCATCCTAgtatactaaaacacctctccacTTCATGGAGTACAAAGGTTGATAAAGATTCCAAATTTCCATAACCAGCACCAGTTTTCCTTTCATCTAATTAAAAGAAGGCACCACGCCCATACAACAATTCCATTAAAAATGaaagcaaatttggtgcacatgagaatCAATGCTCTtagttttaaaaatatttaaaaattgtaCATTTGCGTTTAAAAAATCATCACAGTTATTCCacgaatacatacacatgttctgaatTGTCGTGCGGAGTTTCGGTAGAAATCGCATTATATTTTGAtctacaagaaaaaaaaaacaaatttatggcTACGTATAGGGGCATATATTTACCAAAAATTTGTgttttttgtatagctcaaaatacaacatactTTTCTCCAAAATTTCTACCGTATCTTCGGAATATTTATATGTACGTGGGTATTTATTTTCAACTTTTTTTAATCCAAAAATATAATTTTAAAGAATCAGGAGCAGTAGTGCTCATATGGCAAAGGCACTTTTCGTTAAAAAATACACTAAGTAGACATATATCTATAAAAAAAATCCACCGGAAATCGCCTATATAAACACCCGATCCACCTCGCCTCTGCCAACTGCTACCTCTTCTTCTCGCAACGCTCCCCTCCAAAAACCCAAAACAGAGCAGAACCCCAAGAACCAGCACCACGTGCGTGCTCGCCGCAGCAGCCCACACGACACGATTGCATCTCCGCCATGGCCGCGACCGGAGCAGCGCTTCGGCTACGCCTCCTGTTCCGGATGCTGCGTGTGGGCGAGCTCCTCGCGCTGCTGGCGCTCCTGTCCTGGTCCTCGTCCCgcgcgccgtcggccgccgcggcCGCGGTGCGCGTGGCCGGCAGCCTCCTCTTCAGCCCGCGATTCGTGTTCGTCCTCGGCAACACCATCGTGCTGCTCTTGCTGGCGCTCTCCAGGCGCGAGCGCGAGTCGTCACCGGTCTCCTCCGCCACCAACCACCACCCtgcagctgctgccgccgccgccctgacCACCGAGGCTCCGGCAGTCGGAATCGTTTCTTCATTCGCCGCCCCGACAACGCCGTCTCCTACGCCTACCCCGGAAAGCGATGcgccggtggcggtggtggctacATCGGCGGCCGAGGTGCTCCCGTGCAGGGAAATGGCGACGGTGTTCGAGGAGGAGGTGaagccggcggcagcggccgcggcggcgcgggccgCCTTGGGCAAGGCACGCGCGCCGAGGCGGAGCAGGTCGGAGAAGATGAGCCCGCGCGGCGTCAGCGGATCCCGGCGCGCTGCGTCCCCGGAGCATCAGCTGATGATGCCGGTGATGCAGCGTTCGGAGTCGGAGAACGGGCGCAGGCGGCGGTCGTCGGCGTCGGCGCGGGACGTGGCGGCTTGGGCCCCCGGGACGGAGGACGCGGAGGAGTTCCGGCGGACGGTGGAGGCGTTCATCGCGAGGCAGACGCGGTTCCGGCGCGAGGAGGAGTGCATGGCCGGCGCGCTGGTGGTCGTGGAATGATGAGTGGATCCGGTGGTGAGAACTAGTGCAGTGCTATGTGCAAAGTACATATGGAACAACCTCTCGATCGTTGATCGATCCAGGCCACTAGCTTAGCTAGTACCGGCCATCGTGTCTTGGAACCCGACGGCCAGGGTCGCTCGTGATGGCTAATTGTTTACTGTAGCAACAAAACCATGATTAGAGCAACTCTAGTAGATCCCGTAAATTGCAACCGTAAAATTCGTAGTAGTACAAAGCACAAAAAATATGAATACAATCCCAAATCGATGAGACCCAGAGTGAAAGGGGACGTAAAACAACATATTCTAAAACATGCCACTAAAAGTTTTTTGTTTTTTCCTCATCTTCTTTTCCAAGCGCCCACCATACCCTTGTCTCTCCATCGGTCTCCTGCCCAGCGTCCCTGCGCCGCCTACTACCTGTCCAGCCTGCTTGGTCGCCCCGCCCCTACCTGGCCACGCCCTAGCCTAGTCATGCCGCCGGTCCGCCCGCCTCTATCTAGCCACGTTGCTTGCCCGCCCCTACTTGGCCGCACCGGAGCACGGCCTTGGAGGTCCACGGCCATGGCGGAAGTGCTCGGAAGAGAATGTGAACTGGAGAAAAATGTGAACCAGAGAAAACGAGCGGAGCTCACCGGAAGGGGCTGATGAAGTCAATCGTGCTGAACGGCGTCTCCATGGCTGGAATTTGGCCGACTCCGGCAAGTGTAAGGGCAGAAGCAGTTGGCCCGGTCTGTAAGGTCTAAATTATTTCACAGTTCGCTCATATTTACGGGAACTGATATGCGGTAATTTTTCGGTTGTTTTACAGTTTTAACTTGTTTACACGATCTGCTAGAGTTCCTCTTAAGCCATTCTCTCCTTACATTCGTGTTTTTATATCTGGCTTTGTGTTCGTTTTCGTTTGGACCTATAACTTTCAAATTAAGACGTCGTCTGGGTCAATCCGATCTCTCTTTTCTCTGTATCGCCGGTTCGCACGTACAAAAGAGACACGCACGATCGATATGTTCTTGAGACACGCCATGGACCTGTCTATTTCGCATGCACCATGTGTCCTGCCGGGACAGGATAAACTTGGGCATTGCAAGGAACAAAGAGCACGACACGATGGATGCTTGGATCAGAATCAGATGCGGAGAGGATAAAGCCACGTACAGTGCAGCAAAACGGCAAGTTGAAATTGACCATAAGTTCAGGCTAAGTGAAACGCGCGCGTACACGGTAATCTTTGGTATTCGTAATTGAGAGAACActgatcgcaaaaaaaaaaaaaaaaaaaaaaaaaactgagagAACCTTGACGCTCGGTAGAGAAGCACGTGCGTGTGGAATTAATGTACTACGTTACGGAGGCAGCGCGGCGGCCGTGCAGAAGCTCGTCGGTTTCCTTTGTCCAGTGGAAGCGCGCGACGTGACACACACGAGGGGAGGTACAAATTGGTAAAGCGCGGCGTTGCTCCATTTGTCAAGTTGCTTTGGTTTTCCCTGTCGTCTTTGCTCCCAGGAAATCAAATGAAATGACCGATCGGCCGGGGTCGACCCGTGTCCATCCATCGGCGTGGAGTGTGCGAGTTCCCCCGCCCGCCATCGTGTTCCTGTTCGCGTCGTCTCGTCCACGGCCCTAAACATCGACGCTGCACGCACCGAACCAGGAGCGGATCGAACAAATTCCATGTCCGATATCTCGAGATGATTCGGCTCTCAGCTAATCCCCGCCCGGAACCAACCTCCGAGGATgtcgttagagcatccccactcgttggcgctccccacgcccaaatccggcgaaattttcgtccggattggaggaagatttggcgtggggagtagtagtttccagcCGC from Lolium rigidum isolate FL_2022 chromosome 4, APGP_CSIRO_Lrig_0.1, whole genome shotgun sequence encodes the following:
- the LOC124706737 gene encoding uncharacterized protein LOC124706737, which produces MAATGAALRLRLLFRMLRVGELLALLALLSWSSSRAPSAAAAAVRVAGSLLFSPRFVFVLGNTIVLLLLALSRRERESSPVSSATNHHPAAAAAAALTTEAPAVGIVSSFAAPTTPSPTPTPESDAPVAVVATSAAEVLPCREMATVFEEEVKPAAAAAAARAALGKARAPRRSRSEKMSPRGVSGSRRAASPEHQLMMPVMQRSESENGRRRRSSASARDVAAWAPGTEDAEEFRRTVEAFIARQTRFRREEECMAGALVVVE